DNA from Scheffersomyces stipitis CBS 6054 chromosome 1, whole genome shotgun sequence:
TTTGATCCATGGTTTACAATTGTTTGTTGGATTTTCTGGGGTTTTACGCCCTTGGTGACTTCGGTGAAGGCCCCTGTCCGTACTTTACGAAATTTACTGCCATTGTCTGTAGTACTTTCTCTGGTCAGAGTGTAAGTAGCTACCATTGGTGTACTAGGTGGATAGTACGTGGTGCGGTTTTTGTTCGTTTTGGTGCATTTAAAGGTTGGGTGATCACTTTCGTGACAATAACTGCAGAATTTAAAAGTCGAAATGATCTCGAGACTATAGTTCGGAAGATTTGCATTCTTTCGAGTAGGGACTTTGCCAGAGTCCGTTGCAATGAGGTAGAACAGtttactcttttctttgtctttgtctAAATAGTATGTATTGCGAATGCGCTCTGAATGGGCAACGAGAATCTCATACttgactttttcttccactGAGTAGACGTCTGATGggaattttgaaaaattgagGTTATGGGACGATGTAATTTGCATGGAACCTCTATTGAATAATTCACTGATCGCCATCTCTGGGTTTTTGTGATCTGATGGGTGTTCAAGTCCGACAAGAAACATGTTTGCGAGAGGTTTAGAGGGAATCATGCTCAATTTGAAATAGTAATCGGAAGTTGATCCTTCATAACCTTGTCTTAACAATTTTTTAAGAGACATTAGAAGGCTGGGTCCCTGGGTTGAGGTTTTAGGTCCCTCAATGGGACTGAGGGACATATAGGCAGTGGAGTTGCTGAGTGGTCTGATCATCATCAAGGGAACAATAGCACGAAGGGTGTTTTCCTTTGTCAATTGGGCCATGAgatctctttcttgtatCTCGTTTTCATGTATGGCTCTGAGGTACAGTGGTCTCGCCTCCTTATCCTCACCTGTCGCCTTGGCAAGTAAGTCTAGGAAATTTGTTTTAGCTGCTCTTacttgtttcaatttggttTCGAGCTGAAGAGCTGTTTCATAAAATTTCTCGGGGAGATGGGAAAAGTGGTCTTCAATAACCGCTAGCTTTTCTTTTAAAGACAACTCTTTGGACGGGTCTAATTGGGTATCCTTGTACTCAAACCGATCAATCCTCAATTCGATTGCCCTTTTTTGATATTCGTGTTCTCCAAGGAGTGACAATGAATCAATGAGAAATTCTTGCGGGATGTTCCATCTGTCAATTCTGCCTTGTTCTCCTGCCCATTCTTGTTGTGAGTGGGAAGTGACATAGTTTTTGGCAAACCCTAACCTCCTGATCTTCTTAAAGGTCAAATCGTCTGTGAATTTATCTTCTTCCCAATTCTTGTTTAAGCCAGATCCgagtttttcaagatccTTTATTAACCTGTCTTTGGAGAGAAGTTTAATTGATGAATTGTTTTTGTGATGTTGGAGCGAGGCGTTCTGACCGTTCCAGATCAGATCAGTAAGAGGAGCTCCTGAGGTTTgtttttttgattttctgttttcctgattttttttgatttcttcattttctgaaaGGTTATTTTTTTGGGATTTTGGGtt
Protein-coding regions in this window:
- the SPI1.3 gene encoding repeat protein 2 (hypothetical protein with thrombospondin repeats), yielding MDIDAINQSEGPPGDSSHFNASNSALNEPKPPDIGRKRKTDVAPDDSMDLDGESSDAVENGELEPSFVTAGSVIADDSFDDTQEASNALNTLNEGPEMSIMDSFETSVSKNSSHHVIEEEHDPVLAAKGDTVMISPSPTSSSDLSKPTSTSDSVEITNVYIKEKNPKSQKNNLSENEEIKKNQENRKSKKQTSGAPLTDSIWNGQNASLQHHKNNSSIKLLSKDRLIKDLEKLGSGLNKNWEEDKFTDDLTFKKIRRLGFAKNYVTSHSQQEWAGEQGRIDRWNIPQEFLIDSLSLLGEHEYQKRAIELRIDRFEYKDTQLDPSKELSLKEKLAVIEDHFSHLPEKFYETALQLETKLKQVRAAKTNFLDLLAKATGEDKEARPSYLRAIHENEIQERDLMAQLTKENTLRAIVPLMMIRPLSNSTAYMSLSPIEGPKTSTQGPSLLMSLKKLLRQGYEGSTSDYYFKLSMIPSKPLANMFLVGLEHPSDHKNPEMAISELFNRGSMQITSSHNLNFSKFPSDVYSVEEKVKYEILVAHSERIRNTYYLDKDKEKSKSFYLIATDSGKVPTRKNANLPNYSLEIISTFKFCSYCHESDHPTFKCTKTNKNRTTYYPPSTPMVATYTSTRESTTDNGSKFRKVRTGAFTEVTKGVKPQKIQQTIVNHGSNSFMNLPMEEPPSSTTDPTSTTAFSRQPTSTPTTPRQRQTQSQTPATKTKTTQDLDSEDIVIQTTTSIQTEANTITPPSTPFTVQTHKTTDTPSSMGASSTRRTPYSRPINKRQDATSPTQRLEPLRARKTPSRQNTAQLADARSWSERYPQRLRDNPPKTGSVDFSFSQIGSSIDPLKSTNTTPAMISSPIGSSFSITEASQQQLANPIQLRSEVLPSQDTIPDWSTLQDTSTNDTPSQLN